In one window of Microbacterium sp. PM5 DNA:
- a CDS encoding ABC transporter permease translates to MNWVVNNLDLIGGLTLAHLRQSAIAIVAAFVIALPLGWVAWRYTALRGSVLTTIGLLYTIPSLGLFALLWAVFGIPYLSENNLIIALTVYGVAIMTRSVADGLDAVDAATRDAAIAVGYGPWRRFWTVDLPLAGPVLLAGLRVTATSTIALATVGILIGVENLGYLFTNGLQRRIIPEVLAGVVIVVLIALLFDLLLVLAGRLLMPWVPRRDGSRAERRALRRFAAEGAA, encoded by the coding sequence ATGAACTGGGTCGTCAACAACCTCGATCTGATCGGCGGGCTGACCCTCGCGCATCTGCGCCAGAGCGCGATCGCGATCGTCGCGGCCTTCGTCATCGCGCTTCCCCTCGGCTGGGTCGCCTGGCGCTACACGGCTCTGCGGGGGTCGGTTCTCACCACGATCGGCCTGCTGTACACGATCCCCTCCCTGGGGCTCTTCGCGCTGCTCTGGGCGGTCTTCGGCATCCCCTACCTGTCGGAGAACAACCTCATCATCGCGCTGACGGTCTACGGCGTCGCGATCATGACACGGTCGGTCGCCGACGGCCTCGACGCGGTCGACGCCGCGACCCGCGACGCCGCCATCGCGGTCGGCTACGGGCCCTGGCGACGTTTCTGGACCGTCGACCTCCCGCTGGCCGGTCCGGTGCTGCTCGCGGGGCTTCGCGTGACGGCCACGTCCACGATCGCGCTGGCGACGGTCGGCATCCTCATCGGCGTGGAGAACCTCGGCTACCTGTTCACCAACGGCCTGCAACGGCGGATCATCCCCGAAGTGCTCGCGGGCGTGGTGATCGTGGTGCTGATCGCGCTCCTCTTCGATCTGCTGCTCGTTCTCGCGGGACGCCTGCTCATGCCGTGGGTGCCTCGCCGCGACGGCAGTCGCGCCGAGCGACGTGCCCTGCGCCGCTTTGCGGCCGAGGGGGCGGCATGA
- a CDS encoding ABC transporter permease, with translation MNLFADAFAWIFSPDRLTGSLPLPEAIAQHLAFTFGSVLVAALIAIPAGWAIGHTGRGREFAVALSGAARAIPTLGLVVLLYLLVGVVYKSQAAVVAFVILAIPSILAGAYAGFEAIDRSTISAARAVGMTGRQILWKVEVPLGLPLLIGGVRSATLQVVATVTIATYVGLGGLGFYIIQGIQLRDTAQILGASLLVVALALVIDGIFALLQRIVVPRGVAGRAARARPANRPATAS, from the coding sequence ATGAACCTCTTCGCCGACGCCTTCGCGTGGATCTTCTCCCCCGACCGCCTCACCGGCTCGCTCCCGCTGCCCGAGGCGATCGCTCAGCACCTGGCGTTCACCTTCGGCTCGGTTCTCGTCGCAGCGCTCATCGCCATCCCCGCCGGTTGGGCGATCGGCCACACCGGCCGCGGACGGGAATTCGCGGTCGCCCTCTCCGGGGCGGCGCGGGCCATCCCCACGCTCGGTCTGGTCGTGCTGCTGTATCTGCTGGTCGGCGTCGTCTACAAGAGCCAGGCCGCCGTCGTGGCCTTCGTCATCCTCGCGATTCCCTCCATCCTCGCCGGCGCCTACGCCGGCTTCGAGGCGATCGACCGGTCCACGATCTCCGCGGCGCGCGCGGTCGGCATGACCGGCCGCCAGATCCTCTGGAAGGTCGAGGTGCCGCTCGGCCTGCCACTGCTGATCGGCGGCGTCCGTTCCGCGACCCTGCAGGTCGTCGCCACCGTGACGATCGCCACCTATGTCGGTCTCGGCGGCCTGGGCTTCTACATCATCCAGGGCATCCAGCTGCGCGACACCGCCCAGATCCTCGGCGCCTCCCTCCTCGTCGTCGCCCTGGCACTCGTCATCGACGGAATCTTCGCGCTGCTGCAGCGCATCGTCGTGCCGCGCGGCGTCGCCGGTCGCGCCGCGCGTGCACGGCCGGCGAACCGGCCCGCCACGGCATCCTGA
- a CDS encoding ATP-binding cassette domain-containing protein, with translation MAIEFRSVTKRFADGTAAVDDFSLVLPAHKTTVFVGSSGCGKTTLLRMINRLIEPTSGEITIDGEPIRDRNPVQLRRGIGYVLQNAGLLPHFSVVDNVATVPVLNGTPKKQARARALELLDIVGLDRSLADRYPRQLSGGQQQRVGVARGLAADPNILLMDEPFGAVDPIVRKELQAETIRLQRDLDKTVVFVTHDIDEAFLLGDQVVILEKGAHIAQVGTPDEIIAAPASEFVAEFVGVERGSRALTAKKTAHGTVLVDAAGRAQGVLVDGAP, from the coding sequence ATGGCGATCGAGTTCCGCTCCGTCACGAAGCGCTTCGCTGACGGCACCGCCGCTGTGGACGACTTCAGCCTCGTCCTGCCCGCGCACAAGACCACCGTGTTCGTGGGCTCCTCGGGCTGCGGCAAGACGACACTGCTGCGGATGATCAACCGCCTCATCGAGCCGACCAGTGGCGAGATCACGATCGACGGAGAACCCATCCGCGACCGCAACCCCGTGCAGCTGCGCCGTGGCATCGGCTACGTGCTGCAGAACGCAGGACTGCTCCCCCACTTCAGCGTCGTCGACAACGTCGCCACGGTTCCGGTCCTGAACGGCACTCCGAAGAAGCAGGCTCGAGCGCGCGCCCTCGAGCTGCTGGACATCGTCGGTCTCGATCGGTCTCTGGCCGATCGCTACCCCCGTCAGCTCTCCGGCGGACAGCAGCAACGCGTCGGCGTCGCGCGCGGCCTCGCCGCCGACCCCAACATCCTGCTGATGGACGAGCCGTTCGGCGCCGTCGACCCGATCGTCCGCAAGGAACTGCAGGCCGAGACCATCCGCCTGCAGCGCGACCTCGACAAGACGGTCGTCTTCGTCACCCACGACATCGACGAGGCCTTCCTGCTGGGCGACCAGGTCGTCATCCTCGAAAAGGGCGCCCACATCGCCCAGGTCGGCACCCCCGACGAGATCATCGCCGCGCCTGCCAGCGAGTTCGTCGCCGAATTCGTCGGCGTCGAGCGGGGCTCACGCGCCCTCACCGCGAAGAAGACCGCGCACGGCACCGTGCTCGTGGATGCCGCGGGTCGCGCGCAGGGCGTGCTGGTCGACGGAGCGCCATGA